From Chloroflexota bacterium:
CGAACGGCGGCGGTGTCGGGCCGGCGGACGTCGCCTGGCGCGTCCTGGGGTTGGTGGGCGCTGACGTCATCTCCGTCTCCTGTGCGCGAGGCTGGCCGGCCCAGCCCGATTCGTCGGGTGGTCGACCGGCCGCGCGTGGCTCCGTGCTCGATGGTGTCGTCGGGCCCGGAGGGAGTCGGCTTCCGCAGTCCGGCGGATGATACACCCGTTACACAAGGTTGCGACACGGTCGCGACGCTGGCAGGTCTACGCTGAGGCGACCGGACGGGCGGCGTGCGCTTCTGCCCGAACCGCGGACGTCGTCCAGCGAGCCAGACCCGCATCGAGACGGGCGAGGAGCGGCAGGGACCCGAGACGCGTGAAGATCTCGCGCGCCTCGTCGGCGACCGCGCGCGCGTCGGGGACACCCGGGCCGATGATCGTCGCGTAGTCGAGCAGGCTCATCCCGAGGTGGAGCGGCAGCCGCAGGTCGCGATAGGCGGCGATCGCGACTCGGTAGTCGGCGATCGCCCCGGCGCGATCGCCCTCGAGCGCTCTGACACCGGCGCCCAGGACGCGCCGGTCGGCGGCGACCACCGGACCCCGCTCCGGCCGGGCGAGATGCAGCTCCAGGGCGCTCCGGGCGCGTCGCGCGTCACCCGACCAGATCGCCGCCCGGGCGGCCCACTCGGCCCCGACGAATGCCATGTCCAACCCGAGCCCGGCACATCGCATGCCGGCGGCAAACGCCTGGTCGAGGCTCCCGGCGAGCGAATCGATGATGGCGAGCGTCTGATGCCGCCATCCCTCCGCCCGCGGGTCGTCGAACAGGCCGCGAAACGGCTCGAGCCCCGTGAGCGTCGACCGTGCACGTGCAGCGTCGCCACGCAGGGCGAACAGGAGTGCCTCGCTCTCGCCGAGGCTCACCGCCATCGACGGCGTCAACTCGTCCCGGTCGATCTCTGCGATGAGCCGGTCGGCGTCCGCCCACTCGCCGACGTACACCGCGGACCCGACACCGCCCTGCAGGAACTGGGAGAGCCAGCCCCGTATCCCGTTGCGACGGGCGAGGTCGATGAGCTCGTCATTCATGGCGTGTGCGGCTCGCGGGTCGAACGCCCAGAGATTTGCGCTCAGGTTGTTCCCGGCCCGCAGGCGGGTCTGGATGAGTCCGTGAGCCTCGGTGAGCGGAATGACACCCCGCAGGATCGCGATGGGCTCCTGGCTTCGACCGGCGAATCCGAGGGCGAGCGCGCGGTTGACCAGCGCCTCCGCGACGGACGGGATGAGCTCGAGGCGCTCGGCCGCCGCGATCGCCCGATCGGCGAGCTCGAGTGCGCGCGGATCACTGACGATCGCGTAGGCACGAGAAAGATCGGTCAGGAGGCGCACGACGTCCGGCTCGGATTCGAGATCGGCTGCCTCGAGGACGGCGGCCTCGAGGACGGCGGCCGCCGCGATCGGTTGGGCGTCGTTCGTGAGGGCCATGCCCAGCAGCGCGCTCGTCCGCGCGACTCCGGTCCGATCGCCCTGCTCGCGATACCAGGCGATGGCCGGGTCGATGAAGGAGCGGACCGTCTCGATGTCCGCGTCGTTCGACGCTGCCTCGGCGGCCCGTTCCCGGAGAACGGCGAGCTCGGTCGGGTCGACCGTCGTCTCGAGCGCCTGGCGGAGGAACCCGAGGGCCTGCCGATACGATCCGAGTGACGCGGCACGGTCCGCGGCACCCTTGAGCGCGAGCCGCGCCTGGCCGGCCAGGGCGTCCGCCTCCGGTCCCTCCGGCGCGTTGCGATAGGCGGCGAGGTATTGGGCGGCACGCGCACCGGCGAGTTCGCCAGCACCCTCGCCGTCATCGAGCGACTCGAACCAGCGGGCAGCGGCGAGGTGGCGGCTCTTGCGGTCGGTCCGGGCGAGCGTGTTATAGGCAACCTCGCGGATGAGCGCCTGGACGAACGCATACTGCCCGCGATCGGGGCTTCGCGGGTCCGATTCCAGGGTGAGGAGCTCGCGCCGGACCAGGGCCCGGAGGCGCGGCTCGAGTGTCTCGGCATCCACGGTCGAGACGGCTGCCAGGCCAGCGATTGTGAAGCTCTGGCCGAGGACGGCCGCATCCTGGAGGAGCGATCGGTCGGCTGACTCGAGACCGTCGAGCCGGGCCGCGACGAGGGCGTGCAGTGTCTCGGGCACGGCGAGGTCGGCGAGCGTGCCGACTGGCCGATAGGCGCCGCCCTCCTCCGTGAGCCGGCCGTCGGCCAGGAGCATCCGGACGGTCTCGACGGCGTAGAGCGGGATGCCGTCGGCGCGGGCGACGATCGTCCTGACGACCGAATCCGAGAGGCCGGGCACGAGTCCGCCGAGGAGCAGGCGCATCGCCGCCGGCGACAGGGGCTCGAGGCTCAGGCTGGTGAAGTTCCGCTTTCCGGCCCCCCACGAGGCTCGCTGCTCGAGGAGTTCAGGCCGGGCCAGGGTGACGATGCAGATCGGCAGGTTGCGCGCCCACTCGAGCAGGTGGTCGATGAAATCGAGCAGCCCGGAATCCGCCCAGTGGAGGTCCTCGAACACGAGGACCACGGTGCCCTCGGCCGCGATCCGCTCGAAGAATGTCCGCCAGGCCGCGAACAGTCCATCGGCCCGCGCCGGTGCACCGCCGCCATCGGATGTCGTGCGGTCGAGACCGAGGAGCGTAAGAATCGCGGGCTCGATCCAGCGACGCTCGGGTTCGTCCAGGACCCAGCGCTCGAGCGTCTCCCGCACGCGACTCCTCGTGGTGGCCTCATCGTCGGTCGCCAGGAGCCCGCAGCGTTCGCGGACCATCTCGCCGAGTGCCCAGAAACTGATCCCGTCGCCGTACGCCGGCGATCGTCCATCGTGCCAGTACATCGTCTCGACGAGCCCGTCGAGGTACTTGAGGAACTCCCAGGCGAGTCGACTCTTGCCGATTCCCGCCGGACCGATGACGGAGACGAGGCGGGCGCGCCGGTCGCGTCCCGTCGCATGGAACTGCTCCTTGAGGAGTCGCAGTTCCTCGTCGCGACCCACGAACGGCGCTTCGAGCGCTTCGGATCGGTTCCGACCGCCTACCTCGGCGACGACGCGGAGCGCGCGCCACGCGGGTACCGGCGCGGACTTGCCCTTGAGCGTCTGCTCGCCGGCCTCCTCGAACGCGATGGCCTTCGACGCCGCCCGATGCGTCGCATCGCCGACGAGGACGGCACCCGGCGGAGCCACGCTCTGCAGGCGCGACGCGGTGTTCACCAGGTCGCCGGCGACCATCCCCTCGCCGGTCGCGCCGAGCGTCACGGCGGCCTCGCCGGTGAGAACGCCGGCGCGTGCCTCCACGCCTGGCCCGAGGGCGCGGACCGCGTCGACGAGCTCGAGGCCCGCCCGAACCGCCCGTTCGGCATCGTCCTCGCGCGCGACGGGTGCACCCCAGACCGCCATGACGGCATCGCCGATGAACTTCTCGACGATCCCGCCGTAGCGGCCGATGACGTCGCGGGCGATCTCGAAATAACGGCTGAGAAGGGCGCGCGTCTCCTCCGCGTCGCGGCCTTCGGCCAGGCTGGTGAAGCCGACCAGGTCGGCGAACAGGACCGATACGAGGCGACGCTCGGAGATCGGCGTCGCGATGGCCGTGCCTCCCCGCCCGTCAGATCGGGTGGGATCGCCGGACTGTGGCGTCGCGGCTCCCCCACGGGATCCGTCCTCCTCGGCCAGCGCGGTCCCGCACTCCCCGCAGAAGCGCGCTCCAGGCGGGTTCATCGCGCCGCACGTCGGGCACCCGGCGACCAGGCGCGCACCGCACTCGATGCAGAATTTTCGACCTGCGACGTTCTCCTTGCCGCAACTCGCGCAGATCACGGTCGACTCCGCGTCACGTCCCACTCCCGGTGCCCAGCCCGGAGGCGCCTCTCGCCGTCCGCCAGCGTGAAGACGCGAGGGTACACCGCGCCGATACCGGGTCTCGCCACGGGTCCCACCGCTACGCCCCGTCCAGCGCCTGGCGGAGATCGGCGATGAGGTCCTCGGCGGCCTCGATGCCGACGGAGAGACGGATGAGCGCCTCGGGGACTTCCAGCGGCGAGCCGGCCACAGAGGCGTGGGTCATGACCGCCGGCAGCTCGATGAGGGACTCGACGCCGCCGAGCGACTCGGCGAGGGTGAAGATGCGGGTCGCCTCGCAGATCGCGATCGCGCGCTCACGGGCGGTCCTCCCGGCGAGGCGGGCAGAGCCGGCGGCGGCCTCGGAGCCGAGAAGAGGCCGCGGCACGAAACTCACCATCCCGCCGCCGGTCCGCATCTGGCGGTCCGGGCCCACGAGGCTTGCCGCCGCGTCCGAGGCGAGACCGGGGTAGGCGACCCATTCCACGTCGGCCCGCACGGCGAGGAAGCTCGCGACGGCGAGGGCGTTCGTCGCATGTCGCTCCACCCGCAGCGCGAGGGTCCGCAGCCCGCGGAGGACGAGGAAGCAGTCGAACGGTCCGGGCACCGCACCCATCGCGTTCTGGAGAAAGCGCAGTCGCTCCGCGATCGCGTCGTCGTTCGTGACCGCAACCCCGAGGACCGTGTCCGAATGACCGGACAGGTACTTCGTCGCCGAGTGGAACACGATGTCCGCTCCGAGCTCGAGCGGGCGCTGGGTGATCGGGGACGCGAAGGTGTTGTCGACGACGATGCGCGGTCGTCGGCCTCCCTCCGCGGCCCTTCGATCCACCGTCCGAGCCGTGGCGGCGATATCGACGAGCTTGAGGAGCGGATTGGAGGGCGACTCGAACCAGACGAGCGCAGTACGCTCGCTCAGCGCCTCCCACAGCGCATCGGACCCGGACGCGAGGTCGACGTAGCGCGGCACGACGCCGTGA
This genomic window contains:
- a CDS encoding aminotransferase class I/II-fold pyridoxal phosphate-dependent enzyme, translating into MQDEPIPTGWALATLAVHAGQEPDELTGAVAPPIYQTATYAQDGVGRPRHGYEYSRTQNPTRDRLERAVAALEGGRHGIAFASGSAATAAIAEFAAEGDEVLVGDDVYGGTYRYLERVHRAHGVVPRYVDLASGSDALWEALSERTALVWFESPSNPLLKLVDIAATARTVDRRAAEGGRRPRIVVDNTFASPITQRPLELGADIVFHSATKYLSGHSDTVLGVAVTNDDAIAERLRFLQNAMGAVPGPFDCFLVLRGLRTLALRVERHATNALAVASFLAVRADVEWVAYPGLASDAAASLVGPDRQMRTGGGMVSFVPRPLLGSEAAAGSARLAGRTARERAIAICEATRIFTLAESLGGVESLIELPAVMTHASVAGSPLEVPEALIRLSVGIEAAEDLIADLRQALDGA
- a CDS encoding AAA family ATPase, which gives rise to MICASCGKENVAGRKFCIECGARLVAGCPTCGAMNPPGARFCGECGTALAEEDGSRGGAATPQSGDPTRSDGRGGTAIATPISERRLVSVLFADLVGFTSLAEGRDAEETRALLSRYFEIARDVIGRYGGIVEKFIGDAVMAVWGAPVAREDDAERAVRAGLELVDAVRALGPGVEARAGVLTGEAAVTLGATGEGMVAGDLVNTASRLQSVAPPGAVLVGDATHRAASKAIAFEEAGEQTLKGKSAPVPAWRALRVVAEVGGRNRSEALEAPFVGRDEELRLLKEQFHATGRDRRARLVSVIGPAGIGKSRLAWEFLKYLDGLVETMYWHDGRSPAYGDGISFWALGEMVRERCGLLATDDEATTRSRVRETLERWVLDEPERRWIEPAILTLLGLDRTTSDGGGAPARADGLFAAWRTFFERIAAEGTVVLVFEDLHWADSGLLDFIDHLLEWARNLPICIVTLARPELLEQRASWGAGKRNFTSLSLEPLSPAAMRLLLGGLVPGLSDSVVRTIVARADGIPLYAVETVRMLLADGRLTEEGGAYRPVGTLADLAVPETLHALVAARLDGLESADRSLLQDAAVLGQSFTIAGLAAVSTVDAETLEPRLRALVRRELLTLESDPRSPDRGQYAFVQALIREVAYNTLARTDRKSRHLAAARWFESLDDGEGAGELAGARAAQYLAAYRNAPEGPEADALAGQARLALKGAADRAASLGSYRQALGFLRQALETTVDPTELAVLRERAAEAASNDADIETVRSFIDPAIAWYREQGDRTGVARTSALLGMALTNDAQPIAAAAVLEAAVLEAADLESEPDVVRLLTDLSRAYAIVSDPRALELADRAIAAAERLELIPSVAEALVNRALALGFAGRSQEPIAILRGVIPLTEAHGLIQTRLRAGNNLSANLWAFDPRAAHAMNDELIDLARRNGIRGWLSQFLQGGVGSAVYVGEWADADRLIAEIDRDELTPSMAVSLGESEALLFALRGDAARARSTLTGLEPFRGLFDDPRAEGWRHQTLAIIDSLAGSLDQAFAAGMRCAGLGLDMAFVGAEWAARAAIWSGDARRARSALELHLARPERGPVVAADRRVLGAGVRALEGDRAGAIADYRVAIAAYRDLRLPLHLGMSLLDYATIIGPGVPDARAVADEAREIFTRLGSLPLLARLDAGLARWTTSAVRAEAHAARPVASA